CTGGCCGGCGATGAACTGGCCCACAGCCAGGGCGGCAACAACAACGCCTATTGCCAGAACAATGCCACCAGCTGGCTGGACTGGGCGCATGCCGATGCCGACATGATCGACTTCGTCGCCCGCCTGATTGCGCTGCGCAAGGCGTGTGCTGTTCTGGTTAACGGCCAGTGGTGGCAAGATACGCCCTCGCCGGACGGCCAGTACGATGTGCAATGGCTCAATCCATCCGGCGCAGCGCTGAAATCGCACGACTGGGACGACAGCGCGGCGCGCGCCATGATGCTGGCATTAAAAGACGGCATCCTGATTTTGATCAATGGCTCCGCGCACCAACTGGAGTTCCGTTTACCCCTTGGCTGCTGGCGCGTTGAACTGGCCAGCGCCGAGGCCAGGGAATCGGGCCTGCATCAAGGCGAGTACCGCGCCTCACCGCGCAGTGTGACCGTCATGATGACAGAGACCGAACCGGCGCAAGCTGCCGGCACGACAACACAATGAGAGCGACTGCACCCCTGCGGCATCAGGCCCGGCGGGCCGGCCGCTCACGACAACAGCTCCTAGAGAACGGGTTATCAATATGAGTACGCAAACCATCTCCACCCAGCCCATTGCCGGCCAGAAGCCTGGCACTTCCGGCTTGCGCAAGAAAGTCGGCGTGTTCCAGGCGCCGCATTACCTGGAAAACTTCGTCCAGTCGATTTTTGACGCGCTGGGCAATGTGAAAGGCAAAACCCTGGCACTGGGTGGCGACGGCCGCTACCACAATCGCGAAGCCGTGCAGGTCATCCTGAAAATGGCCGCCGCCAACGGTGTGGGCAAGGTCATGGTCGGCCAGGGCGGCATTTTGTCGACCCCGGGCACCAGCTGCGTTATCCGCAAGCACAAGCTCTCTGGCGGCATCATCCTGTCTGCCTCGCACAACCCGGGCGGCCCGGATGGCGATTTCGGCATCAAGTACAACATTGATAACGGCGGCCCGGCCCCGGAGAAAGTGACCGATGCCATTTACGCCAGGTCCGGCACCATCACGCAGTACCTGATTTCCGATGCGCCTGATTACGACATCGACACTGTTGGCAGTGGCACGCTGGACGGCATGACGGTCGAAGTCATCGACCCCGTGGCCGACTACGCCGAACTGATGCAGCAACTGTTCGACTTTGCCGCCATCAAGCAATGGCTGGATGCCGGCCACCGTATCCGTTACGACGCACTTTCTGCCGTCGGCGGCCCGTACGGCAAACACATTTTTGAAGGTCTGCTGGGCACGCCGGCTGGCTCGGTCGTCAATGGCGAACCGCTGGAAGACTTCGGCGGCCATCACCCGGACCCGAACCCGGTCTATGCCACGGACCTGATCGAACACCTTGATGCCGCCAACGCGCCAGACCTGGGCGCCGCCTCTGACGGCGATGCCGACCGCAACATGATCGTCGGCCACAAACTGGTGGTCACCCCGTCCGACAGCCTGGCGATCATCGCCGCACATGCCACGGTGGCACCGGGCTACCGGCAAGGCATCAGCGGCATTGCGCGCTCCATGCCGACTTCGCAAGCGGCCGACGTGGTGGCCAAGGCGCTGGGCGTGCCGTGCTTTGAAACGCCGACCGGCTGGAAATTCTTCGGCAACCTGCTTGATGCCGGCAAGGCCACGCTGTGCGGCGAAGAAAGCTACGGCACGGGCTCCAACCATATCCGCGAGAAAGACGGCATCTGGGCCATCCTGTTCTGGCTCAACATTCTGGCGGCCACCGGCAAGAGCGTGAACCAGATTGTCACCGAGCACTGGGCACAATACGGCCGCCATTTTTACTCGCGCCACGACTACGAAGGCATTGATACCGACGCCGCCAACAAGCTCATGGATGAACTGCGCGCCAGGCTGCCGCAACTGGCCGGCACGCAACTGGCACACCGCAAGGTCAAACTGGCAGATGACTTTGCCTACCATGATCCGGTCGACGGTTCGACCACGCAAAAGCAAGGTGTGCGCATCATTTTTGAAGATGGCGCCCGCCTGATCTACCGCTTGTCCGGCACCGGTACGGAAGGCGCGACATTGCGGGTCTATCTTGAAAGTTACGAGGCCGATGCGGCACGCCACGCCACGCCGACCCAGGAGGCGCTGGCAGACCTGATCACCACCTCGCGTGATCTGGCCCGCATTGCACCACTTACCGGCCGGACTGAACCCACAGTCGTGACCTGACAGACAAACCACCAAAGAAGGGGCAGAAAAATGGGCGCTCACCAGAAAACCGTGGAGACCACCATGCAATATCCGATCATGGACAAGATTACGCTGGCCCGGCAATTACCGAACAAATCGGTCGCGCTGGTGCTGGCGGGTGGTCGTGGTTCCCGTCTGAAAGCCCTGACGGATCGCCGGGCCAAACCGGCGGTCCACTTTGGTGGCAAGTTCCGCATTATCGACTTTGCCCTTTCCAACTGTTTGAACTCGGGCATCCGCCGCATCGGCGTGATCACGCAGTACAAGTCGCACAGCCTGCTGCGCCATCTGCAGCGCGGCTGGTCGTTCTTGCGCAACGAGATGAACGAGTTCGTTGACCTCTTGCCCGCGCAGCAGCGTATTGATGAAGAACACTGGTATCGCGGCACGGCAGATGCCGTGTACCAGAACATGGACATCATCCGCGGCTACCGGCCTGAATATGTGGTGATCCTGGCCGGGGATCACATCTACAAGATGGATTACTCGCGCATGTTGCTTGATCACGTCGAGCAAGGCGGCGAGTGCACGGTGGCCTGCATTGAAGTGCCGCGCGCCGAGGCCACCGCCTTTGGCGTGATCCACATGGACGAATACCGCCGCATCATCGACTTTGTGGAAAAACCGGCGGACCCGCCCCCCATGCCGGGCAAGCCGGAATCCGCGCTGGCCTCGATGGGGATCTACATTTTCAACGCGGCCTATCTGAACCAGATTCTGGAAGAAGACATCCAGGACGATAAATCCAGTCACGATTTCGGCAAGGACCTCATCCCCAAAGCCGTTTCCCAGGGCAAAGCCTTCGCCCACCCGTTTGAACTCTCTTGCGTCTCGACCGACCCCGAATCCCCACCCTACTGGCGCGACGTCGGTACGGTAGACGCGTACTGGAAAGCCAACCTGGACCTCGCCTCCGTCACGCCGGAGCTGGATGTTTACGACCGCGACTGGCCGATCTGGAGCCATCAGGAACAACTGCCACCAGCCAAGTTTGTCCAGGACCGCAACGGCAGCCACGGCATGACGCTGAACTCGCTGGTGTCCGGCGGTTGCATTGTGTCCGGCTCGCTGGTGATCAACTCCGTACTGTTCTCCCGCGTGCGGGTGCATTCGTTCTGCACCATCGACTCTGCGGTGATCCTGCCTGACGTGGTCGTCGGCCGCTCCAGCCGCTTGCGCCGCTGCGTGATTGACCGCGCGTGCGTGATTCCGGACGGGCTGGTGGTTGGCGAAAACGCCGAGGAAGACGCCAAGCGGTTTTATCGCAGCGATGACGGCGTACTGCTGATCACCCGAGAGATGCTGGCGAAGCTTTGAGGGCTTTGCCGGCAACCCTGCCTGCGCCACCCAACCAGTCTGTCATTCCGGCGAAGGCAGCAATCCAGTACGGCCACCACAGGTGGCCTTGGGTGGAAAGGCATCACGCCGATTGATCTGCAGGATGGATTCAGCGCGCTAGCGATAATCCAGCGGGACCGGATTCAAGTCCTTCGTGAGCGCCTGCGGGCTCTTCATCAATCGGCAAAGTCCCTGAACGGGGGAAAGCGCAAAAACAGCGGCACCAACAGCAACAGCGACACTGCATTACGAAGCGCCGGTTTTATCGATCACTTTTATCTGCCTGCAACCTGAACGGCGCTCAATACGTTTGCCAACAAGGCAACGCCGGGAGAGATTTGACATGCAAGTGCTGCACGTATGTTCCGAACTGTTTCCGCTGCTCAAGACGGGGGGGCTGGCCGATGTCACCGGCGCCCTGCCGCCCGCGCTCAAACAACTGGGTGCGGATACGCGCGTGCTGGTGCCGGGTTTTCCGGCTATTCGCGCCGGGATTGAAGAAGCCGGCGAAGTGGCGGCAATCGATACCTTTGCCGGCCATGTCCGGGTGATCTTTGGTCGTGTGCCGGAAAACGGGCTTGAACTGTATGTGATCGACGCCCCGGGTTTGTATGACCGCAGCGGCAATCCGTATCTGGACCCGCATCAGGAACCCTACGGCGACAATCATCTGCGCTTTGCGCTGCTGGCCTGGGTGGCGGCAGAACTGGCCAGCGGGCTGGATGCTTACTGGCGGCCGCAGATCGTGCACGGGCATGACTGGCATGCCGGTCTGGTCCCGGCGTATCTGGCTGCGCGCGGGCGACCGGCCAAGTCGGTGTTCACGGTCCACAACCTGGCTTATCAGGGCGTGTTCCCGGCCTGGCAATTTGGCGAGTTGCGCCTGCCCGGCCATTTTTTTGGCATGCATGGCCTGGAGTTCCACGGCCAGATGTCCTTCCTCAAAGCCGGCCTGTTTTACGCCGACCACATCACCACCGTCAGCCCGACCTACGCGCGCGAGATCACGACGCCGGAACAAGGTTGCGGGCTGGATGGTCTGTTACGGGATCGTGCCGGCGCGCTGACCGGGATTCTGAACGGCGTGGACGATGCCATCTGGAACCCGGCGGCCGATGCGCTGATCCCGGCCAATTACACGGCGGACAAACCGCAGAACAAGACGCGCAACAAGCTGGCCTTGCAAGAGCACACCTCGTTGCAGTCAGACGCTGATGCGCCGCTGTTTGTGGTGGTCAGCCGCCTGACCGAGCAAAAAGGCCTGCACCTGGTACTGGATTTGCTTCCGGAACTGGTAGCGTCCGGCGCGCAGTTTGCCTTGCTGGGCAGTGGCGATCAGGGGCTGGAACACGCCTTTGCCACCGCTGCCTTGCGTGATCCGGGCCAGGTGGCCGTGCAGATAGGTTATGACGAGGCCCAGTCCCACCGCCTGATGGCGGCGGCCGACGTGGTGCTGGTGCCCAGCCGGTTCGAGCCCTGCGGTCTGACGCAGTTGTACGGGCTCAAATATGGTGCATTACCGCTGGTTCGCCGCGTGGGCGGGCTGGCTGATACGGTGGTCGATAGCTCGCTGGAAAACATGGCAGACGAGCAAGCCACCGGGTTTGTGTTCGACGAGTTCTCAGCGCACGGCATGCGACAAGCCCTGCGCCGGGCGCTGGCGTTGTGGGGGCGCCCCAAAGACTGGAAGGCGGTGCGGCAAGTGGCCATGAAACAGGATTTTGGCTGGGATGCCGCCGCCCGTTCGTATTTCACGCTTTATGAACAATTGCTGGCCTGAACTGCCTGCCTGGGAGATCCACAATGACCGTCACGTTCGTTCATGATTCCCCGAACACCGACGTAGCCTCGCTCAAACGCTCCATCGCCAACAAGCTGGTATTCGCGATCGGTAAAGACCCGATCAGCGCCCAGCCGCGCGACTGGCTCAATGCTTCGTTCCTGGCCGTGCGCGACCGGCTGATCGAGCGCTGGATGCGCACCACGCGCGCCCAGTACTCGCAAGACGTCAAACGCGTGTACTACCTCTCCATGGAGTTCCTGATCGGCCGTGCGCTGACCAATGCCTTGCTCGCGCTGGGGCTGTATGACGAGGTCCGTGGCGCGCTTGATGAACTGGGCATGGATTACAACGAACTGGTAGAACTGGAACCCGATGCCGCGCTGGGCAACGGCGGCCTGGGGCGCCTCGCCGCGTGTTTCCTCGACTCGATGGCCACGCTGGGCCTGCCGGGTTACGGCTATGGCATCCGTTACGACTACGGCATGTTCAAGCAGCGCATCATTGACGGCAACCAGATCGAAGCGCCGGACTACTGGCTGGCCAATGGCTACCCGTGGGAGTTCGAACGCTTTGAAGTGCAATACCTGGTGCGCTTTGGCGGTCATCTGCAACTGGAAGGCAGCCGCACGCGCTGGCTGCAAACGCAAGATGTCTTCGCCGTCGCCCATGACCAGATCATCCCCGGCTACGACACCACCGCCACCAACACGCTGCGGCTGTGGTCGGCCCGCTCGTCCAATGAGATCAACCTCTCCAAGTTCAACCAGGGCGATTACTTTGCCGCCGTGGAAGAAAAGAACTTGTCCGAGAACGTCTCACGCGTGCTCTACCCGGATGACTCCACCTACAGCGGCAAGGAACTGCGTCTGCGCCAGGAGTATTTCTTTACCAGCGCCAGCCTGCAGGACATCATCCGCCGCTATCGGCAAACCCATGAGAACTTCACGCGCTTTGCCGAGAAAACGTCGATCCACCTGAACGATACGCACCCGGTGCTGGCGATTCCGGAACTGATGCGCATCCTGATTGATGATTTTGAAATCAAATGGGACGACGCCTGGGCCACCACCCAGAAAGTGTTCAGTTACACCAACCACACGCTGATGCAAGAAGCGCTGGAAACGTGGCCGGTTGAGCTGATGAACCGCGTGTTGCCGCGCCACATGAAGCTGATTTTTGAAATCAACGAACGCTTCCTGGATGACACGCGTGAGCAGCATAAAGACGACGTGGACCTGATCCGCCGCATCTCGCTGATTGATGAATCCGGTGAGCGCCGCGTGCGCATGGCCTGGCTGGCGGTTGTGGCCAGCCACAAGATCAATGGCGTATCGCAACTGCACTCAGACCTGATGGTGCAGTCGATCTTTGCCGATTTCGCCAAACTCTTCCCCGACCGCTTTTGCAATATGACCAACGGCATTACGCCGCGCCGCTGGCTGGCCCAGGCCAATCCGGCGCTGGCCGGGGTGATTGATCACTACATTGGCAAAACCTGGCGCGGCAATCTGGATGAACTGGCCGAACTCAAGCAACACATGGATTTCCCGGCGTTCATCGACGCCGTGGCCGAGGCCAAGTTTGCCAACAAGCAGCGCCTGGCCCAGCACATCGCCCGCAAGATGGGGGGCGTGGTCGATCCGCATGCGCTGTTTGATGTGCAGGTCAAACGCATTCACGAATACAAGCGCCAGCTCCTGAATGTGCTGCACGTGATCACGCGTTACAACCGCATCATCAAGCACCCGGAAAAAGACTGGCAGCCGCGCGTGGTGATCTTCGCCGGCAAGGCAGCCTCGGCCTACAAGATGGCCAAGCTTGTCATCAAACTGATCAACGACGTGGGCCGCAAGATCAACAACGACCCCGCCATTGGCGACAAGCTCAAGGTGGTGTTCATCCCCAACTACGGCGTAAGCCTGGCGGAGCTGATCATCCCGGCGGCCGATCTGTCCGAGCAGATTTCACTGGCAGGGACCGAAGCCTCCGGCACCGGCAACATGAAGTTTGCGCTCAACGGTGCGCTGACCATGGGCACTCTGGATGGCGCCAATGTCGAGATGCGAGACCATGTCGGCCCGGACAACATTTTTATCTTCGGCAACACCACCGAACAGGTCGAAGCACTGCGCAAGAAGGGTTACAACCCGCGTGAGTTCTACGACCACGACGCAGAACTGCATGAGGTCCTCAACCTGCTGGCGTCCGGCCATTTCAGCCCGGATGATCCGGAACGCTACCGCATGGTGTTCGACGTGCTGGTCAACTGGGGCGACCATTACCAGTTGCTGGCCGATTACCGCTCTTATGTGGATGCCCAGGACAAGGTGGACGCCCTTTATCGCAACAAGGCCGCCTGGCAGCGCGCGGCGGTGATGAATATCGCCGGCATGGGGTATTTCTCGTCCGATCGCACCATCCGCGAGTACGCCGAACAAATCTGGAACGTGCAACCGGTCAAACTTTGATCTCACTCACCACGCAGCGCACGGGGCAGCCACGGCTGCCCCGTTGCTTTGTGTCATATCCTTCAGTGCATAATGCGCCTTTGCGCCACACCTGAGCCCAGACCCATGAAAGACGACCAGCATCTGATCGAAACCGGCATTGCCAGCGAACGCGTATTTGATGGCGCGTTGCTGCATATCAACCGCGACACCGTGCGCCTGCCCGATGACAGTACCGCCACGCGTGAGTACATCCAGCATCCTGGCGCAGTGATGGTGATCCCGGTCATGGATGACGGCCGCCTGCTGATGGAGCGGCAGTTCCGCTACCCGTTCAAGCGCGTGTTCCTGGAGTTTCCGGCCGGCAAGCTGGACCCCAACGAAGACCCGTTGACCTGCGGCAAGCGCGAACTGCTGGAAGAAACCGGCTATACCGCGCGTCACTGGCGCAAGCTGGGCGTGCTGCACCCGATCATCAGCTACACCTCGGAAGAAATTCACATCTTCCTGGCGCATGGCCTTGAGGCTGGCAAGGCCCAACTGGATGAAGGCGAGTTTCTGGAACTGGTCATCAAGGACCAGGCCGAACTGATTGCCGGCATTGTGGATGGCAGTGTGACCGACGGCAAAACCGTCGCGGGCATGTTCTGGCTGGAGCAACTGGCAAAAACCGGCGACCTGCCGGGCCAGCCGCGCTAAGCCAGAAGCGCGCCCAATAAAAAAAGGCCGGTCAAACCGGCCTTTTTTCATGCTGACCTCAGGCCGCCTTGGTGTGGCCCTTGGTTCTGGATTGTGTTTTCTTGGTTGAGCCAGACGTCGACTTCTTGCCAGACTTTTTGGCATGGCCAGACTGGGCCGCCGGTTTTTTCGCGCCGGACGATGCCTTGTGGCTCTTGCTGCCCGTGGCTTTGGCCGGTGCGGCGTTCTTCTTGCCGCCCTTGCTGCTCTTGCCGGTGCTGCTCTTGCCGGTGCTGCTCTTGCCGGTGCTGCTCTTGCCGGTGCTGCTCTTGCCAGTGCCCTTCTTGGCGGTCGTGCTCTTGCCCGTGCTGTCCTTGGCAGTGGTGCTCTTGCCGGCGTGCTTGCCAGAGGTCTTGCCTGAGGCGGTCTTGTGCTTGCCGTGTGCGGACGATTTGCTCTTGCCGGCGGTGTGGGCCGAAGTGGAAGTGCCCGAATGCGCTGCGGCGTGGGTTTTGCCTGCCGGCGGGGCGGAGGACGGATCATCAAACGGCAGCGGTGCATCTTCTGCGTAGGCAGTCATCGACACCAAGAGTGCGCTCAGGCACAGCGCCAGAATTCGTTTCATACAGATTCCCGAAATCGTTGGGTAAAAGCGCGGCCGTGGCCGGCCCGGTTCCTGGTTATAACAGGCGTTATGGCTAACGCGCGAATCGCAAAAAAGTTGCAGTATAACGAGGTGATCGCCTGAGCCGAAGTGCGTTCGTCCATATATACAAATGGCATACCGACGCAGGCCGATCCGCATCAGCCTGCCAGCAAGCGCCCGGCAATGGCAGACAAGGCTGCGGGCCGGTTGGCATACGCGGTCAAACGGCCACGCGCGGCGGGCGCCAGATCAAGGTCATACGGCAAGCGACCGGCCACCAGCCAGAGTTTTTCTGCCGGCAAAGCCGCAATCAACGCTTGCTGGGCCGGTTGCAAAATGGCGTTGTAACTCACCATCACCACCTGCGCGGCCTCAGCCGCCTTGTGCAACACGCGCATGCGGTCAGCTTCTGTCACCGCCAGCGGAATGCGGATTTCCTCCACCCCCAGCCCGGCGGCCCTCAGCGGTGCCGCCAGCGTATCGGGGCGGGCCTCGACCTCGTCAATCTCGGTACGCTCGCGCACTTCCACCGTGATCAGCAACACCGGTTGCTGCGGCTGCAACGGCGCCAGCGTGCCCGCCACCGTCACCGCCCGCTGGTGTACCGACTGCGACAACGCCAGTGCCGCCGGTTGTGCCAGCAAGGGCGCCGGATCAAGCGGCAGATCACGCCAGGCCACCGGGTGCCGCGACTTGAGCGCCAGAATGCGCGCCAGCGAGGCATCAATGCGTGACTCGCTGATCTCGCCACGCGTGACGGCATCAGCCAGCGCATCCAGAAAACCTTCTTGCCGCGCCTGGGTATGAGAAATCAGCAGCACATCGGCCCCCGCCTTGAACGCCGCCACCGCCCCTGCGACGGTGCCCGGGCCTTTGGCAATGGCATCCATCTCCAGGCAATCGGTAAACACCACGCCGTTAAAGCCCAGTTCCTCACGCAGCAAACCCGTCAGCACCGCGTGCGACATGGTGGCCGGCGTATCCGGATCAGCTTCGAACGCCGGGAACACCACGTGCGACGTCATGATGGTATCGACACCTGCAGCAATGGCCGCACGGAACGGCGCCAGCTCTATCGCATCCAGCCGGGCCCGCGCATGCGGCACGCGCGGCAAGCCAAGGTGGGAATCGACATCGGTATCACCATGCCCCGGGAAATGCTTGGCGGCCGAGATCATGCCCGCAGCCTGCACCCCGCGCAGCGCGGCCAGACTCCAGGTGGTGACTT
This is a stretch of genomic DNA from Silvimonas iriomotensis. It encodes these proteins:
- a CDS encoding alpha-D-glucose phosphate-specific phosphoglucomutase encodes the protein MSTQTISTQPIAGQKPGTSGLRKKVGVFQAPHYLENFVQSIFDALGNVKGKTLALGGDGRYHNREAVQVILKMAAANGVGKVMVGQGGILSTPGTSCVIRKHKLSGGIILSASHNPGGPDGDFGIKYNIDNGGPAPEKVTDAIYARSGTITQYLISDAPDYDIDTVGSGTLDGMTVEVIDPVADYAELMQQLFDFAAIKQWLDAGHRIRYDALSAVGGPYGKHIFEGLLGTPAGSVVNGEPLEDFGGHHPDPNPVYATDLIEHLDAANAPDLGAASDGDADRNMIVGHKLVVTPSDSLAIIAAHATVAPGYRQGISGIARSMPTSQAADVVAKALGVPCFETPTGWKFFGNLLDAGKATLCGEESYGTGSNHIREKDGIWAILFWLNILAATGKSVNQIVTEHWAQYGRHFYSRHDYEGIDTDAANKLMDELRARLPQLAGTQLAHRKVKLADDFAYHDPVDGSTTQKQGVRIIFEDGARLIYRLSGTGTEGATLRVYLESYEADAARHATPTQEALADLITTSRDLARIAPLTGRTEPTVVT
- the nagZ gene encoding beta-N-acetylhexosaminidase; its protein translation is MIWQMQSVYLSGFNSSSLSSRAAHTMLSLKQKIGQLLMVGFDGLTPNAHIEHMLRERQVGGVILFRRNVDHPAQIAALTRRLQEINAEHTNVPLMISIDQEGGMVARIENGVTPLPSALAFRAAGSVADCETLTRFANEELRLLGFTVNFVPDVDVNNNRRNPVIGVRAFGETVEEVTTWSLAALRGVQAAGMISAAKHFPGHGDTDVDSHLGLPRVPHARARLDAIELAPFRAAIAAGVDTIMTSHVVFPAFEADPDTPATMSHAVLTGLLREELGFNGVVFTDCLEMDAIAKGPGTVAGAVAAFKAGADVLLISHTQARQEGFLDALADAVTRGEISESRIDASLARILALKSRHPVAWRDLPLDPAPLLAQPAALALSQSVHQRAVTVAGTLAPLQPQQPVLLITVEVRERTEIDEVEARPDTLAAPLRAAGLGVEEIRIPLAVTEADRMRVLHKAAEAAQVVMVSYNAILQPAQQALIAALPAEKLWLVAGRLPYDLDLAPAARGRLTAYANRPAALSAIAGRLLAG
- a CDS encoding NUDIX domain-containing protein: MKDDQHLIETGIASERVFDGALLHINRDTVRLPDDSTATREYIQHPGAVMVIPVMDDGRLLMERQFRYPFKRVFLEFPAGKLDPNEDPLTCGKRELLEETGYTARHWRKLGVLHPIISYTSEEIHIFLAHGLEAGKAQLDEGEFLELVIKDQAELIAGIVDGSVTDGKTVAGMFWLEQLAKTGDLPGQPR
- the glgP gene encoding glycogen/starch/alpha-glucan family phosphorylase, translated to MTVTFVHDSPNTDVASLKRSIANKLVFAIGKDPISAQPRDWLNASFLAVRDRLIERWMRTTRAQYSQDVKRVYYLSMEFLIGRALTNALLALGLYDEVRGALDELGMDYNELVELEPDAALGNGGLGRLAACFLDSMATLGLPGYGYGIRYDYGMFKQRIIDGNQIEAPDYWLANGYPWEFERFEVQYLVRFGGHLQLEGSRTRWLQTQDVFAVAHDQIIPGYDTTATNTLRLWSARSSNEINLSKFNQGDYFAAVEEKNLSENVSRVLYPDDSTYSGKELRLRQEYFFTSASLQDIIRRYRQTHENFTRFAEKTSIHLNDTHPVLAIPELMRILIDDFEIKWDDAWATTQKVFSYTNHTLMQEALETWPVELMNRVLPRHMKLIFEINERFLDDTREQHKDDVDLIRRISLIDESGERRVRMAWLAVVASHKINGVSQLHSDLMVQSIFADFAKLFPDRFCNMTNGITPRRWLAQANPALAGVIDHYIGKTWRGNLDELAELKQHMDFPAFIDAVAEAKFANKQRLAQHIARKMGGVVDPHALFDVQVKRIHEYKRQLLNVLHVITRYNRIIKHPEKDWQPRVVIFAGKAASAYKMAKLVIKLINDVGRKINNDPAIGDKLKVVFIPNYGVSLAELIIPAADLSEQISLAGTEASGTGNMKFALNGALTMGTLDGANVEMRDHVGPDNIFIFGNTTEQVEALRKKGYNPREFYDHDAELHEVLNLLASGHFSPDDPERYRMVFDVLVNWGDHYQLLADYRSYVDAQDKVDALYRNKAAWQRAAVMNIAGMGYFSSDRTIREYAEQIWNVQPVKL
- the glgC gene encoding glucose-1-phosphate adenylyltransferase yields the protein MQYPIMDKITLARQLPNKSVALVLAGGRGSRLKALTDRRAKPAVHFGGKFRIIDFALSNCLNSGIRRIGVITQYKSHSLLRHLQRGWSFLRNEMNEFVDLLPAQQRIDEEHWYRGTADAVYQNMDIIRGYRPEYVVILAGDHIYKMDYSRMLLDHVEQGGECTVACIEVPRAEATAFGVIHMDEYRRIIDFVEKPADPPPMPGKPESALASMGIYIFNAAYLNQILEEDIQDDKSSHDFGKDLIPKAVSQGKAFAHPFELSCVSTDPESPPYWRDVGTVDAYWKANLDLASVTPELDVYDRDWPIWSHQEQLPPAKFVQDRNGSHGMTLNSLVSGGCIVSGSLVINSVLFSRVRVHSFCTIDSAVILPDVVVGRSSRLRRCVIDRACVIPDGLVVGENAEEDAKRFYRSDDGVLLITREMLAKL
- the glgA gene encoding glycogen synthase GlgA, with the translated sequence MQVLHVCSELFPLLKTGGLADVTGALPPALKQLGADTRVLVPGFPAIRAGIEEAGEVAAIDTFAGHVRVIFGRVPENGLELYVIDAPGLYDRSGNPYLDPHQEPYGDNHLRFALLAWVAAELASGLDAYWRPQIVHGHDWHAGLVPAYLAARGRPAKSVFTVHNLAYQGVFPAWQFGELRLPGHFFGMHGLEFHGQMSFLKAGLFYADHITTVSPTYAREITTPEQGCGLDGLLRDRAGALTGILNGVDDAIWNPAADALIPANYTADKPQNKTRNKLALQEHTSLQSDADAPLFVVVSRLTEQKGLHLVLDLLPELVASGAQFALLGSGDQGLEHAFATAALRDPGQVAVQIGYDEAQSHRLMAAADVVLVPSRFEPCGLTQLYGLKYGALPLVRRVGGLADTVVDSSLENMADEQATGFVFDEFSAHGMRQALRRALALWGRPKDWKAVRQVAMKQDFGWDAAARSYFTLYEQLLA